From bacterium:
CAAACGCGGACTCGAGAATCTTCGCGCCCATCTCGCGCAGCAGCTTCGATACGGCCGCGACGGTGCCGCCGGTGGCCAGCAGGTCGTCGATGATGACGACGCGCTGTCCGTCGATGATGGCGTCCTCGTGAATTTCGAGGCTGTCGGACCCGTACTCCAATTCGTACGTCACGCGCTTGGTCTTATGTGGGAGCTTTCCCGGCTTGCGCACGATGACGAGCCCTTTTTGCATCGCGTAGGCCACCGGCGCCCCGAAGATGAATCCGCGCGCCTCGACGCACACAATGGCGTCGAACTCCATCTCGCTCAGGTGCGCGACCATGTGCCGGAC
This genomic window contains:
- a CDS encoding adenine phosphoribosyltransferase, coding for MDIEDLAKLIRNIPDFPKPGIQFKDITTLLIKGEGFAEAVRHMVAHLSEMEFDAIVCVEARGFIFGAPVAYAMQKGLVIVRKPGKLPHKTKRVTYELEYGSDSLEIHEDAIIDGQRVVIIDDLLATGGTVAAVSKLLREMGAKILESAFVVELEGLNGRERLDGMEVFSLIRF